In one window of Juglans regia cultivar Chandler chromosome 3, Walnut 2.0, whole genome shotgun sequence DNA:
- the LOC109011282 gene encoding shaggy-related protein kinase eta-like, translated as MADDKDISGTVVDGNDPTGHIISTTIGGKNGEPKQTISYMAERIVGTGSFGIVFQAKCLETGDTVAIKKVLQDRRYKNRELQLMRVMDHPNVISLKHCFFSTTSRNELFLNLVMEYVPETMYRVLKHYSDANQRMPLIYVKLYMYQIFRGLAYIHTVPGVCHRDLKPQNLLVDPLTHQVKLCDFGSAKLLVKGEANISYICSRFYRAPELIFGATEYTTSIDIWSAGCVLAELLLGQPLFPGENAVDQLVEIIKVLGTPTREEIRCMNPSYTDFRFPQIKAHPWHKVFHKRMPPEAIDLASRLLQYSPSLRCTALEACVHSFFDELREPNTRLPNGRPLPPLFNFKQELSGASPELINKLIPEHVKRQMGLSFLHPAGS; from the exons ATGGCCGACGATAAG GACATATCTGGTACTGTTGTTGATGGAAATGATCCGACAGGTCACATAATTTCTACTACGATTGGAGGCAAAAATGGAGAACCTAAGCAG ACAATTAGTTACATGGCAGAGCGCATTGTGGGGACTGGGTCATTTGGAATTGTTTTCCAG gcAAAGTGCTTGGAAACTGGGGACACAGTGGCTATAAAGAAGGTCTTGCAGGACAGAAGATATAAGAATCGTGAACTGCAATTGATGCGTGTGATGGATCATCCAAATGTGATCTCTTTGAAGCATTGTTTCTTTTCCACGACGAGTAGAAATGAACTTTTTCTCAACCTTGTAATGGAATATGTCCCAGAGACCATGTATCGGGTCTTGAAACATTACAGTGACGCAAATCAGAGGATGCCACTCATCTACGTGAAACTTTACATGTACCAG ATTTTTAGGGGGTTGGCTTATATACACACTGTCCCTGGAGTTTGCCATAGGGATCTGAAGCCTCAAAACCTTTTG GTTGATCCTCTCACTCATCAGGTTAAGCTTTGTGATTTTGGAAGTGCAAAATTGCTA GTCAAAGGTGAAGCTAACATATCATACATATGTTCACGATTCTATCGGGCTCCCGAGCTTATATTTGGTGCCACAGAATATACTACCTCAATCGATATTTGGTCAGCTGGTTGTGTCCTTGCAGAGCTTCTTTTGGGGCAG cCACTGTTCCCTGGAGAAAATGCAGTGGACCAGCTAGTAGAAATTATCAAG GTTCTTGGTACGCCAACTCGTGAAGAAATCCGTTGCATGAATCCGAGTTATACCGATTTTAGGTTTCCACAGATAAAAGCACACCCTTGGCACAAG GTTTTCCACAAAAGGATGCCTCCAGAAGCAATTGATCTGGCTTCACGACTGCTGCAATACTCGCCAAGTCTTCGCTGCACAGCA CTAGAAGCATGCGTGCACTCTTTCTTTGATGAACTCCGAGAACCCAACACTCGCCTACCAAACGGTCGCCCATTGCCACCGCTTTTCAACTTTAAACAGGAA TTGTCAGGGGCTTCTCCAGAGCTTATTAATAAGTTGATTCCAGAGCACGTGAAACGCCAAATGGGTCTAAGTTTCTTGCATCCAGCAGGCTCCTAG